A single Desulfovibrio piger DNA region contains:
- the ruvB gene encoding Holliday junction branch migration DNA helicase RuvB — translation MAQKTSPSPAARFFGNDAWDAPAEARPSVPAAGTEDPGLSTAALEESVRPRSLDDFIGQEELRANLRVYLGAARERGGALDHTLFYGNPGLGKTTLAQIMAAELGVNLVCTSGPVLERSGDLAAILTNLSRNDILFVDEIHRMPIAVEEVLYPAMEDFKLDLVIGQGPAARTVKIDLEPFTLVGATTRMGLISSPLRGRFGILAHLEFYSPADLARVVLRTARILGIAITPDGAEEIGRRSRGTPRIANRLLRRVRDFAMMGGHDIITAEQAAEALRCMDVDEIGLDRMDRRLLEVMITHYDGGPVGLKTLAVACSEEVRTIEEIYEPYLIQCGLLKRTPRGRMVTAKAYRHLNLLLR, via the coding sequence ATGGCACAGAAAACCTCTCCTTCCCCAGCGGCCCGTTTTTTCGGCAATGACGCCTGGGACGCTCCCGCGGAAGCGCGGCCGTCCGTACCCGCGGCCGGTACGGAAGACCCCGGCCTGAGCACCGCCGCGCTGGAAGAGAGCGTGCGGCCCCGCAGCCTGGATGACTTCATCGGCCAGGAAGAGCTGCGTGCCAATCTGCGCGTGTATCTGGGCGCTGCCCGTGAACGCGGCGGCGCGCTGGACCATACGCTCTTTTACGGCAACCCCGGCCTGGGCAAGACGACCCTGGCCCAGATCATGGCCGCCGAACTGGGCGTCAACCTGGTCTGCACCTCGGGCCCGGTGCTGGAGCGCAGCGGCGACCTGGCCGCCATCCTGACCAATCTGTCCCGCAACGACATCCTCTTCGTGGACGAGATCCACCGCATGCCCATCGCCGTGGAGGAAGTCCTGTACCCGGCCATGGAGGACTTCAAGCTGGACCTGGTCATCGGACAGGGCCCGGCGGCCCGCACGGTCAAGATAGACCTGGAGCCCTTCACCCTGGTGGGGGCCACCACGCGCATGGGCCTGATCTCGTCGCCCCTGCGCGGCCGCTTCGGCATCCTGGCCCATCTGGAGTTCTACAGTCCCGCCGATCTGGCACGGGTGGTGCTGCGTACGGCGCGCATCCTCGGCATCGCCATCACCCCTGACGGCGCGGAAGAGATCGGCCGCCGCTCCCGGGGCACACCGCGCATCGCCAATCGCCTCTTGCGTCGCGTGCGGGATTTTGCCATGATGGGCGGCCACGACATCATCACCGCCGAACAGGCCGCCGAAGCCCTGCGGTGCATGGATGTGGACGAGATAGGCCTGGACCGCATGGACAGGCGCCTGCTGGAAGTCATGATCACCCACTACGACGGCGGACCCGTGGGGCTCAAGACACTGGCAGTGGCCTGCTCCGAAGAAGTGCGTACCATCGAAGAGATCTACGAGCCCTATCTCATCCAGTGCGGCCTGCTCAAGCGGACCCCCCGCGGCCGCATGGTGACCGCCAAAGCCTACCGCCACCTCAACCTGTTGTTGCGCTGA
- a CDS encoding bifunctional nuclease family protein, translating to MVEMHVEGLSLDPQTRKPIVILRQNDGKGLLPLWIGAMEAMTISLVLNGEELPRPLAHDLLLMVARALNGTLTGVDIVDYRDDIYYAVLLLRGPAGLISVDCRPSDGIALALRASVPIRVKADVFEKAAREQEPGSIHPATRHQAGSDAATDMARSADARKEADTLAALLAKGAVPEDLGEAAGPERLRELLRALEPVSRNKM from the coding sequence ATGGTAGAGATGCACGTGGAGGGCCTGAGCCTCGACCCGCAGACACGGAAACCCATCGTCATCCTGCGGCAGAACGACGGCAAGGGCCTGCTCCCGCTCTGGATCGGCGCCATGGAGGCCATGACCATCTCGCTGGTGCTCAACGGCGAGGAACTGCCCCGCCCCCTGGCCCACGACCTGCTGCTCATGGTGGCCAGGGCCCTCAACGGCACGCTCACCGGCGTGGACATCGTGGATTACAGGGACGACATCTACTACGCCGTGCTCCTGCTGCGCGGCCCCGCAGGGCTCATCAGCGTGGACTGCCGCCCCTCGGACGGCATCGCCCTGGCCCTGCGCGCCTCGGTGCCCATCCGCGTCAAGGCCGACGTCTTTGAAAAGGCCGCCCGCGAACAGGAGCCCGGCAGCATCCATCCCGCCACCCGGCACCAGGCCGGTTCCGATGCCGCCACCGACATGGCCCGCAGCGCCGACGCCCGCAAGGAAGCCGACACCCTGGCCGCCCTGCTGGCCAAAGGCGCCGTGCCCGAAGACCTGGGCGAGGCCGCCGGGCCGGAACGGCTGCGCGAGCTGTTGCGGGCCCTGGAGCCCGTATCGCGGAACAAGATGTAG
- the miaB gene encoding tRNA (N6-isopentenyl adenosine(37)-C2)-methylthiotransferase MiaB yields the protein MIDNSFHIITFGCQMNVHDSQWLARALEARGFCEAPLEEARVVVVNTCSVREKPEQKVMSTLGRIRQVTGNSPRVLVAVTGCVAQQLGEKLFSRQVRLVAGSDGISGTPQAIERLLDEPALRLSLLDFTSHYVEREPGADTPSAPVGFVNIMQGCDNFCAYCIVPYTRGRQKSRLTPAILDECRHLLDRGAREITLLGQNVNAFGRDAHGDGVSFAALLEKVAALPGLKRLRYVTPHPKDMGPEDVAAFADIPQLCPRLHLPLQAGSDAVLKRMGRKYDSARYLDLVAGLRDARPDIALSTDLIVGFPGETEEDFAATLELMRASDFMSSFSFCYSDRPGTRASRFLDKIAPDVQQDRLLRLQALQEALSQRWLDARVGQECEVLLENASRREATTDDSLQSWQGRDAYGALVHVPLPAGDHTGRLVSARIVEAKKHSLVAEATGQPW from the coding sequence ATGATCGACAACAGCTTCCACATCATCACCTTCGGCTGCCAGATGAACGTGCACGACTCGCAGTGGCTGGCCCGCGCCCTGGAGGCGCGCGGCTTTTGCGAGGCGCCTCTGGAAGAGGCCCGCGTGGTGGTGGTCAATACCTGTTCCGTGCGCGAAAAGCCCGAACAGAAAGTCATGAGCACCCTGGGCCGCATCCGGCAGGTCACCGGCAACTCGCCGCGCGTGCTGGTGGCCGTCACCGGCTGCGTGGCCCAGCAGCTGGGCGAGAAACTCTTCAGCCGCCAGGTGCGTCTGGTGGCGGGCAGCGACGGCATCAGCGGCACGCCCCAGGCCATCGAACGCCTGCTGGACGAGCCCGCCCTGCGCCTTTCCCTGCTGGACTTCACCAGCCATTATGTGGAGCGCGAACCCGGCGCCGATACGCCTTCCGCGCCCGTGGGCTTCGTGAACATCATGCAGGGCTGCGACAATTTCTGCGCCTACTGCATCGTGCCCTACACCCGCGGCCGCCAGAAGTCCCGCCTGACCCCGGCCATCCTCGACGAGTGCCGGCACCTGCTGGACCGCGGCGCGCGCGAGATCACCCTGCTGGGGCAGAACGTCAACGCCTTCGGCCGTGATGCGCACGGCGACGGCGTCAGCTTTGCCGCCCTGCTGGAAAAGGTGGCCGCCCTGCCCGGCCTGAAGCGCCTGCGCTACGTGACGCCCCATCCCAAGGACATGGGCCCCGAAGACGTGGCGGCCTTCGCGGACATCCCACAGCTCTGCCCGCGCCTGCACCTGCCCCTCCAGGCCGGTTCCGACGCCGTGCTCAAGCGCATGGGCCGCAAGTACGACAGCGCCCGCTATCTGGATCTGGTGGCCGGCCTGCGTGACGCCCGCCCGGACATCGCCCTGTCCACGGACCTCATCGTGGGCTTCCCCGGCGAGACCGAGGAAGATTTCGCCGCCACGCTGGAGCTGATGCGCGCCAGCGACTTCATGTCCAGCTTCTCCTTCTGCTATTCGGACCGCCCCGGCACCCGGGCCAGCCGCTTTCTGGACAAGATCGCCCCCGACGTGCAGCAGGATCGCCTGCTGCGCCTGCAGGCCCTGCAGGAGGCGCTTTCCCAGCGCTGGCTCGACGCCCGCGTGGGCCAGGAGTGCGAAGTGCTGCTGGAAAACGCCAGCCGCCGCGAGGCCACCACTGACGACAGCCTGCAAAGCTGGCAAGGCCGCGACGCTTACGGCGCCCTGGTGCACGTGCCCCTGCCCGCCGGCGACCATACCGGCCGCCTGGTCAGCGCCCGCATCGTGGAAGCCAAGAAGCACAGCCTGGTGGCCGAAGCCACGGGACAGCCATGGTAG
- a CDS encoding TetR/AcrR family transcriptional regulator produces the protein MVELQHYEAAMGSLSHGGHERGKRGDGDLTRSRILEAAGQLAAECGYANMTSKQVCERAHVNMAAVNYHFGSREGLYAAVLAEAHDRLFTLEHLRQMLAEGTAREKLSRTLDELLAHLHGPRSWHVRVLAREFFSPAGFLDPFLQEKVHPKARLLRGLLSEITGIPQEASQLDCCIASTMGTCMMLIMLDPGFANSLFPNLAERNAALDQMIKDFIFAGLDDAAAKWRARPAADAARD, from the coding sequence ATGGTAGAACTTCAGCACTATGAGGCGGCGATGGGCAGTCTTTCCCACGGGGGGCACGAGCGCGGCAAGCGTGGTGACGGGGATCTGACCCGGTCCCGGATACTGGAAGCGGCGGGACAGCTGGCGGCCGAGTGCGGCTATGCCAACATGACCAGCAAACAGGTCTGTGAAAGGGCGCATGTGAACATGGCGGCGGTCAACTATCATTTTGGCAGTCGTGAGGGCCTGTACGCGGCCGTGCTGGCCGAGGCCCATGACCGCCTGTTCACCCTGGAGCACCTGCGCCAGATGCTGGCGGAGGGGACGGCGCGCGAGAAACTGTCGCGCACGCTGGACGAGCTGCTGGCCCATCTGCACGGGCCGCGCAGCTGGCATGTGCGGGTGCTGGCACGGGAATTTTTTTCGCCGGCGGGCTTTCTGGATCCTTTCCTGCAGGAAAAGGTCCATCCCAAGGCGCGGCTGCTGCGCGGCCTGTTGAGCGAGATCACCGGCATCCCGCAGGAGGCGTCCCAGCTGGACTGCTGCATCGCCAGCACCATGGGGACCTGCATGATGCTCATCATGCTTGATCCGGGCTTTGCCAACAGTCTTTTCCCGAACCTGGCGGAAAGGAACGCGGCCCTTGACCAGATGATCAAGGACTTCATCTTCGCCGGGCTGGACGACGCCGCGGCCAAGTGGCGCGCCCGGCCGGCAGCAGATGCCGCCCGGGACTGA
- a CDS encoding EamA family transporter, with amino-acid sequence MWQVYALLAAVFAALTAIFSKLGVRDVDSGLATAIRVGFILLLTWGMSLYAGTWREVRQIGGHTWLFLFLSAVATGLSWLCYFKALQLGDVSRVAPLDKLSVPLAMLLGVLVLGEPCDPKTVAGGILITAGALLLVL; translated from the coding sequence ATGTGGCAGGTCTATGCTTTGCTGGCGGCCGTGTTCGCGGCCCTGACGGCCATTTTTTCCAAACTGGGTGTCCGGGATGTGGATTCCGGGCTGGCCACGGCCATCCGGGTGGGCTTCATCCTGCTCCTCACCTGGGGCATGAGCCTGTATGCCGGTACCTGGCGCGAGGTGCGCCAGATCGGCGGGCATACCTGGCTCTTCCTGTTCCTTTCCGCCGTGGCCACGGGCCTGTCGTGGCTGTGCTACTTCAAGGCCCTGCAGCTGGGGGACGTCTCCAGGGTCGCGCCGCTGGACAAGCTCAGCGTGCCTCTGGCCATGCTGCTGGGGGTGCTCGTCCTGGGCGAGCCCTGTGATCCCAAAACCGTGGCCGGGGGCATCCTGATCACGGCCGGGGCCCTCCTGCTGGTGCTGTGA
- a CDS encoding acyl-CoA dehydratase activase-related protein translates to MEEALYLGLDAGSTTVKLALVDARGTLLEARYERHGAAVRATLRTLLEDLAERRPGLVVRPAMTGSAALRLAQALELPFVQEVLATSRAIAVLAPQTDVAVELGGEDAKILYFSDGSDNLRMNEACAGGTGAFIDQMASLLDTDAAGLDALAARHTTIYPIASRCGVFAKTDVVPLLNEGAPREDLAASIFQAVVEQTIGGLACGHPIRGKVAFLGGPLHFLPQLKARFVETLHMAPEDVVDVPDAQYVVARGTALSLVDIPGMGRPVASAPVSVAELAERARTRTFEGEISASLPPLFDSEDEYHAFLDRHRRDAAPRGRLDEASGPLYLGVDLGSTTVKAVLVDINGAVLDTWYQRNQGDPLAGLLPYAAGLVDRLPAGAWIQASAATGYGADYARAALGSVISEVETVAHLKAACRLVPDATYVIDIGGQDMKCLKVRQGCIAGVTLNEACSAGCGAFLETFAQSLNLSMEDFVQAALFARHPVDLGSRCTVFMNSKVKQAQKEGASIGDIAAGLCYAVIRNALYKVLRLRTPDELGERVLVQGGSFMNDALLRVMENLLQREVSRPDIAGLMGAYGAALLALRCCAGQEERTPLSSAGLRSLEITTRSVRCRGCGNHCLLKVHRFSNGHRFVSGNRCERGGMGQAQDDVPVMPNIYAWKARRLFRYRPLEPEQAPRGRMGIPRVLNIYEHYPFWFTFFTRLGYRVELSPASGKELYDLGLSSMPSQTVCYPAKLAHGHVTALLRQGVREIFFPCLPREGQDTSVRGYNCPVVSGYPEVIRLNTDEVRELGAHLYTPFVSLEHLDTLVDRLHEVLGLPKLELWEAAHAARAEQEAYRAELRAEGERILAQVERDKGLGIVLCGRPYHADPAVHHGLPDYIASLGAAVLSEDSVAHLGVLRDPLRVVDQWSYHSRLYRAAALVCDRPLLELVQLTSFGCGLDAVTSDQVAELLTHHGRLHTLIKIDEGASLGAARIRIRSLLAAVRERRESRAPEFRCSPRPESPYFTAAMRETHTIVAPQMAPLHFSIMEAAVNSAGYRLQVLPVVSRRAIELGLNYVHNDACYPAIVVIGQMLDALFNGRCDPQRTALMLAQTCGPCRASNYPALLRKALQEAGFPQVPILTLSSGSLNKQPGFRMSGSMLHRMILSCLYGDMLQRVSMSCRANELHKGDTDALLERWTQRAREVVGRGDTRAFRKDMRRIVEDFTKIPRDGVVRPKVGIVGEILLKYHPDANNHVARHIMDEGGEPVLTDIMDFFLYCFMDPMYRWQRLGGRILPALGSWLFIVRVEMLRSSMRKALEGSIFMPVSRIRHLSHSVKGIISRGNQAGEGWLLTAEMLELIDNGATNVLCLQPFGCLPNHITGKGVMKELKRLRPAANLMAVDYDPGSSEANQLNRIKLFMSMAHAKLQQA, encoded by the coding sequence ATGGAAGAAGCTTTGTATCTCGGGCTCGACGCAGGCTCCACCACGGTCAAGCTGGCTCTGGTGGATGCGCGGGGCACGCTGCTGGAAGCCCGTTATGAACGTCATGGCGCGGCGGTGCGCGCGACCTTGCGCACCCTGCTGGAAGACCTGGCCGAACGGCGGCCCGGTCTGGTGGTGCGCCCGGCCATGACGGGTTCCGCGGCCCTGCGGCTGGCGCAGGCCCTGGAGCTGCCCTTCGTGCAGGAGGTGCTGGCCACGTCGCGGGCCATCGCCGTCCTGGCACCGCAGACCGACGTGGCCGTGGAGCTGGGCGGCGAGGACGCCAAGATCCTTTATTTTTCTGACGGTTCGGACAATCTGCGCATGAACGAGGCCTGTGCCGGCGGTACCGGGGCCTTCATCGACCAGATGGCCAGTCTGCTGGATACCGATGCGGCCGGTCTCGATGCCCTGGCCGCGCGCCACACCACCATCTATCCCATCGCGTCCCGCTGCGGCGTCTTCGCCAAGACCGACGTGGTGCCCCTGCTCAACGAGGGCGCGCCCCGCGAGGATCTGGCGGCCTCCATCTTCCAAGCCGTGGTGGAACAGACCATCGGCGGCCTGGCCTGCGGCCATCCCATCCGCGGCAAGGTCGCCTTTCTGGGCGGGCCCCTGCACTTCCTGCCCCAGCTCAAGGCCCGTTTCGTGGAGACCCTGCACATGGCCCCCGAAGACGTGGTGGACGTGCCCGATGCCCAGTATGTGGTGGCGCGCGGTACGGCCCTGAGCCTGGTGGACATCCCCGGCATGGGGCGGCCCGTGGCTTCCGCGCCCGTGAGCGTGGCCGAACTGGCCGAACGGGCCCGCACCCGCACCTTCGAGGGCGAGATCAGCGCCAGCCTGCCGCCCCTGTTCGATTCCGAAGACGAATATCATGCCTTCCTCGACCGTCACCGCCGGGATGCCGCGCCGCGCGGCCGGCTGGACGAGGCCTCGGGCCCGCTCTATCTGGGCGTGGACCTGGGCTCCACCACGGTCAAGGCCGTGCTGGTGGACATCAACGGCGCGGTGCTGGACACCTGGTACCAGCGCAACCAGGGCGACCCGCTGGCCGGGCTGCTGCCCTATGCGGCCGGTCTGGTGGACCGCCTGCCCGCCGGGGCCTGGATACAGGCCAGCGCGGCCACGGGCTACGGCGCCGATTACGCCCGGGCGGCCCTGGGCTCCGTCATTTCCGAAGTGGAGACCGTGGCCCACCTCAAGGCGGCCTGCCGCCTGGTGCCGGACGCCACCTATGTCATCGACATCGGCGGCCAGGACATGAAATGCCTCAAGGTCCGGCAGGGCTGCATCGCGGGCGTGACCCTCAACGAAGCCTGTTCCGCCGGCTGCGGGGCCTTTCTGGAGACCTTTGCCCAGAGCCTGAACCTGAGCATGGAAGACTTCGTGCAGGCCGCGCTCTTTGCCCGCCATCCCGTGGATCTGGGCTCGCGCTGCACGGTGTTCATGAATTCCAAGGTCAAGCAGGCCCAGAAGGAAGGCGCCTCCATCGGCGACATCGCGGCCGGGCTCTGCTATGCCGTCATCCGCAATGCCCTGTACAAGGTGCTGCGCCTGCGCACGCCCGACGAGCTGGGCGAACGCGTGCTGGTGCAGGGCGGCTCCTTCATGAACGATGCCCTGTTGCGCGTCATGGAAAACCTGCTGCAACGCGAGGTCAGCCGCCCCGACATCGCCGGGCTCATGGGCGCGTACGGCGCGGCCCTGCTGGCCCTGCGCTGCTGCGCCGGGCAGGAGGAGCGCACGCCCCTGAGTTCCGCCGGGCTGCGCTCGCTGGAGATCACGACCAGATCCGTGCGCTGCCGTGGCTGCGGCAACCATTGCCTGCTCAAGGTGCACCGCTTCTCCAACGGGCACCGCTTCGTGTCCGGCAACCGCTGCGAACGCGGCGGCATGGGCCAGGCGCAGGACGATGTCCCGGTCATGCCCAATATCTACGCCTGGAAGGCCCGGCGCCTGTTCCGCTACCGGCCGCTGGAGCCGGAGCAGGCCCCCCGCGGCCGCATGGGCATCCCCCGTGTGCTCAACATCTATGAGCACTATCCCTTCTGGTTCACCTTTTTCACCCGGCTGGGCTACAGGGTGGAGCTTTCTCCGGCATCGGGCAAGGAACTGTACGACCTGGGCCTTTCGTCCATGCCGTCCCAGACGGTCTGCTATCCCGCCAAGCTGGCTCACGGCCATGTGACGGCCCTGCTGCGCCAGGGCGTGCGGGAGATCTTCTTCCCCTGCCTGCCGCGTGAAGGGCAGGATACCTCGGTGCGGGGCTACAACTGTCCCGTGGTCTCCGGCTATCCCGAGGTCATCCGCCTGAACACCGACGAGGTGCGGGAGCTGGGCGCCCATTTGTATACGCCCTTCGTCTCGCTGGAACATCTGGATACCTTGGTGGACCGCCTGCACGAGGTGCTGGGCCTGCCCAAGCTGGAACTGTGGGAGGCGGCCCATGCCGCCCGCGCCGAGCAGGAGGCCTACCGCGCCGAACTGCGGGCCGAGGGCGAGCGCATCCTGGCCCAGGTGGAGCGTGACAAGGGGCTGGGCATCGTGCTTTGCGGCCGTCCCTACCATGCGGACCCGGCCGTGCATCACGGCCTGCCGGACTACATCGCCTCGCTGGGCGCGGCCGTGCTCAGCGAGGACAGCGTGGCCCATCTGGGCGTGCTGCGCGATCCTTTGCGCGTGGTGGACCAGTGGAGCTACCATTCCCGCCTGTACCGGGCCGCGGCCCTGGTCTGCGACCGCCCCCTGCTGGAGCTGGTGCAGCTCACGTCCTTCGGCTGCGGCCTCGATGCCGTGACCAGCGACCAGGTGGCGGAACTGCTGACCCATCACGGCCGTCTGCATACGCTCATCAAGATAGACGAGGGCGCGTCGCTGGGGGCGGCCCGCATCCGTATCCGTTCGCTGCTGGCCGCTGTGCGGGAACGCCGCGAGAGCAGGGCGCCGGAGTTCCGCTGTTCCCCGCGCCCGGAAAGCCCGTATTTCACCGCAGCCATGCGCGAGACCCACACCATCGTGGCCCCGCAGATGGCACCGCTGCACTTCTCCATCATGGAGGCGGCGGTCAACAGCGCGGGCTACCGCCTGCAGGTGCTGCCCGTGGTCAGCCGCCGGGCCATCGAGCTGGGCCTGAACTACGTCCATAACGATGCCTGCTATCCGGCCATCGTGGTCATCGGCCAGATGCTGGACGCGCTGTTCAACGGCCGGTGCGACCCGCAGCGCACGGCCCTGATGCTGGCCCAGACCTGCGGCCCCTGCCGCGCCAGCAATTATCCGGCCCTGCTGCGCAAGGCCCTGCAGGAGGCGGGCTTCCCGCAGGTGCCCATCCTGACCCTGAGCAGCGGCTCCCTCAACAAGCAGCCGGGCTTCAGGATGTCGGGCAGCATGCTGCACCGCATGATCCTGAGCTGCCTGTACGGCGACATGCTGCAGCGCGTCTCCATGTCCTGCCGGGCCAACGAGCTGCACAAGGGCGATACCGACGCCCTGCTGGAACGCTGGACGCAGCGCGCCCGCGAGGTTGTGGGCAGGGGCGATACCCGCGCCTTCCGCAAGGACATGCGCCGCATCGTGGAGGACTTCACCAAGATCCCGCGTGACGGCGTGGTGCGGCCCAAGGTGGGCATCGTGGGCGAGATCCTGCTCAAGTACCACCCCGATGCCAACAACCATGTGGCCCGGCACATCATGGACGAAGGCGGCGAGCCCGTGCTCACCGACATCATGGACTTTTTCCTCTACTGCTTCATGGATCCCATGTACCGCTGGCAGCGGCTGGGCGGACGCATCCTGCCCGCGCTGGGCAGCTGGCTGTTCATCGTGCGGGTGGAGATGCTGCGCTCCTCCATGCGCAAGGCTCTGGAAGGCAGCATCTTCATGCCCGTGTCCCGCATCCGGCACCTGTCGCACAGCGTCAAGGGCATCATCTCGCGCGGCAACCAGGCCGGTGAGGGCTGGCTGCTGACCGCCGAGATGCTGGAGCTCATCGACAACGGCGCCACCAACGTGCTCTGCCTGCAACCCTTCGGCTGCCTGCCCAACCACATCACCGGCAAGGGCGTCATGAAGGAACTCAAGCGCCTGCGGCCCGCGGCCAACCTCATGGCCGTGGACTATGACCCCGGCAGCAGCGAGGCCAACCAGCTCAACCGCATCAAGCTCTTCATGTCCATGGCCCACGCCAAGTTGCAGCAGGCCTGA
- the ruvA gene encoding Holliday junction branch migration protein RuvA, with protein MIAYLEGLLAETWGTSCIVVTRGGVGYEVDLPAHTLASLPGRGESVALYTSLVVREDAQQLFGFATFEERQVFEVLLTISKVGARTALAILSLYRPDDLRRIVLEEDVDALTRVSGIGKKTAQHVFLELKYKLKVEDVPQAAVLAANGRPGSVFRDVLDGLANLGYSEDECAPVVKNILLQEPDLDVTGALRAALKALARGRL; from the coding sequence ATGATCGCCTATCTTGAAGGCCTGCTGGCCGAGACCTGGGGCACCTCCTGCATCGTGGTCACGCGCGGCGGCGTGGGCTACGAGGTGGACCTGCCCGCCCACACCCTGGCTTCCCTGCCCGGACGCGGGGAGAGCGTGGCCCTGTATACCAGCCTGGTGGTGCGAGAGGATGCCCAGCAGCTGTTCGGCTTTGCCACCTTCGAGGAACGGCAGGTCTTCGAGGTGCTGCTGACCATCTCCAAGGTGGGCGCGCGCACGGCGCTGGCCATCCTTTCCCTGTACCGGCCCGACGACCTGCGCCGCATCGTGCTGGAAGAGGATGTGGATGCCCTCACCCGGGTGAGCGGCATCGGCAAGAAGACGGCCCAGCATGTCTTTCTGGAGCTCAAGTACAAGCTCAAGGTGGAGGACGTGCCGCAGGCGGCGGTGCTGGCGGCCAACGGCCGTCCGGGCTCCGTGTTCCGGGACGTGCTTGATGGTTTGGCCAATCTTGGCTATTCTGAGGACGAATGCGCTCCTGTGGTCAAGAACATCCTGCTGCAGGAGCCCGACCTTGACGTCACCGGCGCCTTGCGGGCGGCGCTCAAGGCGCTGGCGCGCGGTCGTCTGTAG
- the moaA gene encoding GTP 3',8-cyclase MoaA, translated as MSILALHDDHGRTVRYLRLSLTDRCNLRCLYCHSNARHQCIPHEKVLRYEEMLRLVRIVRGMGVGKVRLTGGEPFARKGCDDFLLRLRQRFDDLDIRITTNGTLLEEHIPLLQRIRISAVNLSLDSFDRETFARVTGRDMLPDVLRALDAMLAAGIRVKINAVGLRGINDGQMADFVHAAMTLPVDVRFIEFMPMGSDTLWSPENFWPAGEIRAAVERHARLMPLGDANEGQRGPARMFALEGGKGRMGFITPLTNHFCLSCNRLRLTSDGHLRTCLFADREYPLRPLLRHPRITDEHIARVIARACKSKPVGADLLAARQGGAVASSKMVSIGG; from the coding sequence ATGAGCATCCTTGCCCTGCATGACGACCACGGCCGCACGGTGCGTTACCTGCGCCTGTCACTGACGGACCGCTGCAACCTGCGCTGTCTGTATTGTCACAGCAATGCCCGGCACCAGTGCATCCCGCACGAGAAGGTGCTGCGCTATGAGGAGATGCTCCGTCTGGTGCGGATCGTGCGCGGCATGGGCGTGGGCAAGGTGCGCCTGACCGGCGGGGAGCCCTTTGCGCGCAAGGGCTGTGATGACTTCCTCCTGCGCTTGCGGCAGCGCTTCGACGATCTGGATATCCGCATCACCACCAACGGCACCCTGCTGGAGGAGCACATCCCCCTGCTGCAACGCATCCGCATCAGCGCCGTGAACCTGTCGCTGGACAGCTTCGACCGCGAGACCTTTGCCCGCGTGACCGGCCGCGACATGCTGCCGGACGTGCTGCGGGCCCTGGACGCCATGCTGGCCGCGGGCATCCGGGTCAAGATCAACGCCGTGGGCCTGCGCGGCATCAACGACGGCCAGATGGCCGATTTCGTCCACGCGGCCATGACCCTGCCCGTGGACGTGCGCTTCATCGAGTTCATGCCCATGGGCAGCGATACCCTGTGGAGCCCCGAGAATTTCTGGCCCGCCGGCGAAATCCGCGCCGCCGTGGAACGGCACGCCCGCCTGATGCCGTTGGGCGATGCCAACGAGGGCCAGCGCGGCCCGGCCCGCATGTTCGCCCTGGAAGGCGGCAAGGGGCGCATGGGCTTCATCACGCCCCTGACCAACCATTTCTGCCTGTCCTGCAACCGCCTGCGCCTGACCAGCGACGGGCATCTGCGCACCTGCCTGTTCGCCGACAGGGAGTATCCGTTGCGGCCCCTGCTGCGGCATCCCAGGATCACGGACGAGCATATCGCCCGGGTCATCGCCCGGGCCTGCAAGAGCAAGCCCGTGGGCGCGGATCTGCTGGCGGCCCGGCAGGGAGGCGCCGTGGCCAGCAGCAAGATGGTCTCCATCGGCGGCTAG
- a CDS encoding DUF5334 domain-containing protein: MKTLLRNQRVRRLPAVIALCASLALPLPALAWDGFDADSADLVEIIPDALPNKGDTVDVRNYSNDETTTCLVVSVTRNSRTVEIVVRTPDGQAHTLVMEGR, encoded by the coding sequence ATGAAGACACTCTTACGCAATCAGCGTGTCCGGCGCCTGCCGGCCGTCATCGCCCTGTGCGCCTCTCTGGCCCTGCCGCTGCCCGCTCTGGCCTGGGACGGCTTTGATGCGGATTCCGCCGACCTGGTGGAGATCATCCCCGATGCCCTGCCCAACAAGGGCGACACCGTGGACGTGCGCAACTACAGCAATGACGAGACGACCACCTGTCTGGTGGTCTCCGTCACCCGCAACAGCCGCACCGTGGAGATCGTGGTCCGCACGCCCGACGGCCAGGCCCATACCCTCGTCATGGAAGGCCGCTAG